The genome window CTGCATCACCTGGCCTGCCTTCATGAGTGGAGCTCTTTGTTGGTGGCAAAGCTTTATAATCAGAGAAAAATCTTTGATTTTTCATAGACACAGCTAAAAGTCATGCACATCTGAGTCTGGTGAGTAAAGTAGGTGACTGAGCGAGGTCAAAAAATGTGCTGATTAAAAGGTATCTCTTGTCAACCATGAAGGCAGTTCCAAAATGGGAGTCCAGAATGTTTTACCAACAGAATTGTCACTGGAAGGAACACTGAGACTCCCAAAGTCACTAATTTGATGGAGGCCATTCCTAGAGGGGCATTGAAAAATCTGTCACATTTACTTTATACTCCCATACTGAGGAAATTTACACTTCACGTCTGTGTTTTAAGAGCATCTATTGCCCTTTATGATATTGTTCCTGAAGCCACATAGGCCTGAGCCGGGTACAGAAATGCCTCAGTCTCCAAAtctgaaatatctagaatatgaTTAAGAgtaaggaaggagggaaaagaaattccTGACGTTCCAAAGTCAAGGCCACAAAGCCCATACATTAAAGTTAACTTTGATTTTAGGTATGTTTCAAACAACAATGGCTATCAGTTTTCCCATCGTGTGACAGATTAATAGATACTTttgtaaagagaagagaaagaattgcTGGGTGTAGGTTCACCGTAGCTTCCTGGcagtgagggaagagagagaaaaactatcAAAAGCATACATAGCCAGCTCTGATGGCATTTAACGTAGAAACAGATCTGCTGGTAACCTCACAGCCGTCACTTTTGTCAAACGAATTACAGCGATGCTGTGCTTTCATGGCCCAAAAACAACAAGAAAGTAATTagagtttttctctttaattcccTGTTTAAGAAGGAAATGAAGTATGGCTGTGAATTTTATAAAGATTTCCGTTGGCAGAAGTtggaaataataacattttaagtACTTAAAGGACCAAACTTCAgttatttggaaatgatttttatGTGACTCAGTGACTTCTGCCAAAGCCTTGCCTGTGTCTGACAGGGTTCTCTTTGTATAAAAAATGGTTTCTCTGAACGATTAAGGCAGGATAGAGTTGGCtgttattttttcaacttttgtaaatattatttccaCCCTCCTACCTCCTTGAAGTGAATTATATTTGGGAAAGAATGGTGTTATCTTTTGAACTTAAGTAATGTCACTGTTTTAAAAAACTAGTAAACTTCCTCGAATTTATCTAGCTCTTAAGAGATCTTCCTTCAGAAGATTTTTGAAGACCCTTAGAATATCAAAAATCAATAAGTATGTGGGTATATATAGTGTTTAATAATCATATCCATGCTACTCTCACATAATGTAAAACCACATTTCTTCCTTCACAGCTATCAGTGCACTGTCCTAGACACCAATAAGTGCCCCAAAATTATAATTTGGTGAGGTTTTCTTTGTTGCTGTAGACCTGTTGTCAGTGACATTAAGATAGATGCTCACTACTGTTCAACATAAAGAGTCTGTTACCCCACCTCTTGGAATTCTTTACAatgtgaattaaaaagaaatttttttaatttatctctgACCACCTTGTCTGTAAGTTCTGGAGAGGTCTGTGGCCACATAAGATAAGCCATTTTGAAAAGCTATTGtagagaaagattttatttataaaaacggAACGGATTTTAGAAACACTTGACACTTCTGTAGTAAGCTGTGGACTTTGGTTAAGTCATAGTACATTTCTGTCCTATAGCTCAGCTGATTGATTTCGACAGAGTCCTCTCCACGCAGTAATTGACTGCCCAGGGAAAGCGAGAATAAAATGTCACGATTGTTTTTCCTCCTGCCATAGGAAATTCCCAGATATTCAGTCCATCTCTCTGCTAAGAGTCCCACTCATTATATGATCAtgcatccattttctttttaaaagatcgCATTGAGAATGCTAAACATGCCACCGAATGCAGCTCTCGTCCTGGCTGAGGAGGGACCCTTGACCCCCTGCATTTAGGGTTTGAGTTTTCAGAGTGCTCCTGGCCACAGCTGCTTCAGTAACGGGCGTGGTGATCCCTTTTCATTGAGTGAAATTATGGTGATGCTGCTAGCATATCTCTAAAGGCTGTTTTCATCTGGCCCCTGCTCCACGCCCTGGCCattaagagtaagaaaaagatGTTATGTTCTCAGTTAATTATCCCTCTTCTGATTTAAAGGTTTTCACGAATCTAAAATGTCCTTTTCTGACCTTCTAGGTCCCGTTGTCACGCAGGACATCACCACGTACCACACGGTGTTCCTTTTGGCCATTTTAGGAGGAAtggctttcattcttttggttctgctgtgtctccTTTTGTATTATTGCAGGTAAAGTTTTACTGTTTTGGCAGTATCTTTTTTTAGTTAGGAATTTCTTGTGCAAGCACAGCTGTGGAGGTCCTTTTTTTCTCATGCAACTGTATCTAAGAACTGAACATTGGTCATCTAGGTTGCAAACAAACAAGCAGGATGTCGAAGTCTGCTGTGTATGACCTTTCTTAGAAGGGAAGTTAtaaaaaacagtttgacagttgtTATATGATTCATTCAGACTATTCCTAAGTGCTGATTAAGAAATGATATCTTtaaggctggcccggtggcatagtggttaagttctcgggtTCGGGTCccgggcttggacctacacaccacttgtccagccatacagtggcagtgtcccacatacaaagtagaggaagattgtcacagatgttagctcagggccaatcttcctcagcacaaaaagagagagagagagatgatattCTCAAGGACAAAGCAGAACTATTCTTCTTGTGATGCCTCGTCTCTATTGTAGACTCTTGGGTAACCGCTTTTGAATGAGTAACTTGGATGTACTTAGGAAAGCCTGGGGGTGAAATCTGCCGATGGTGCTGCTCGGAATTAAAATGAGGAGGAGGGTGTGGAGTGAGAAGGCTTGTGGCTGCCGATGAGTTGTTTTATCTTGTTTCTTCAGATGGAAATTGAAAATTAGGATTTTACTGGAAAATTTACTGTTATGAGAATCTTTAACATTTGGGTTTGATTTGTGTCTTTGATCGCAGGCGGAAGTGCTTGAAACCTCGTCAACACCATAGAAAACTGCAGCTTCCCACAGCCCTCGAGAGTTCCAAAAGAGATCAGTCAACTTCCATGTCGCACATCAACTTGCTGTTTTCACGTCGGGAGTCGGAATTCCCTGGCCCGCTCTCTGTCACCAGTCACGGCCGCCCGGACGCCCCGGGCAAGAAGGAGCTGATGAGCGGGGTCCATTTAGAAATGATGTCTTCCAACGGCGAGGTGGACATGCACACCCCGATGCTGAAGCTTTCCTACAGTACCTCACAGGAATTCAGCTCTCGGGAGGAACTTCTCTCTCATAAGGAAGAGGACAAAAGCCAAATCTCCTTTGATAACCTGACACCGAGTGGGACGTTGGGAAAAGACTACCGTAAGTCCGTGGAGATCTTTCCCTTAAAGTCCAGGAAATCCATGGAAAGAGAAGGCTATGAGTCCCCTGGCAACAGTGACTACAGGAGGAGTTACAATGCCATGCTCTCACAGCCTTTGTTTGAAAAGCAAGACAGAGACGGTCAGGCCTCCATCAACCACATTTCCACAGGAAGCAAGCTCACCATTCAGGAACATATGTACCCCGCGCCTTCATCTCCTGAAAAAGAACAGCTGCTGGACCGCAGACCTACCGAATGTATGATGTCTCGGTCAGTAGACCACCTGGAAAGACCGACATCTTTCCCTCGGCCCGGCCAGTTGATCTGCTGTAGTTCCGTGGACCAGGTCAACGACAGCGTTTACAGGAAAGTATTACCTGCCTTGGTCATCCCCGCTCACTATATGAAACTCCCAGGGGACCATTCCTatgtgggccagcccctggtcgtTCCAGCTGACCAGCAGCTCGAAATAGAGAGACTGCAGGCTGAGCTCTCCAGTCCTCACGCCGGGATCTTCCCACACCCCTCCTCGCAGATCCAAGCCCAGCCCTTATCTTGCCAGGCAATCTCTCAGCAGCACTTGCAGGATGCAGGGGCACGGGAGTGGAGCCCGCAGAACGCATCCATGTCAGAGTCTCTCTCCATCCCAGCATCCCTGAACGATGCGGCCTTGGCTCAGATGAACAGTGAGGTCCAGCTCCTGACCGAAAAGGCTCTGATGGAACTTGGGGGTGGGAAGCCGCTCCCACACCCCCGGGCCTGGTTCGTCTCCCTGGACGGCAGGTCCAACGCGCACGTTAGACATTCCTACATTGAcctccaaagagctggaaggaacggAAGTAACGatgccagtttggattctggcgTGGATATGAATGAACCAAAATCTGCCCGGAAGGGAAGAGGAGACCCCTTGTCTCTCCCGCAGAACCACCCACCCGTCCAGGAGCATCCGCAGAAAGAGCCGAGGGCCACTGACGGCACCGCCTACACGCAGCTCGTGTACCTGGACGACATGGACCAAAGCGGAAGTGAGTGTGGTACCACCGTCTGTACCCCCGACGACAGTGCCCTGCGATGCTTGTTGGACAGCTCCAGCCGGAGGAGCGGCGGCCAGCTGCCCAGCCTGCAGGAGGAGACGACCAAACGAACTGCGGATGTCCCCCCGGAACCATTAGCCAGTCCCGAACAGAGCCGATCTGCTCACGAGGACGAGGAGGACGAAGACGATGACGACGACCAAGGAGAAGACAAGAAGAGCCCCTGGCAGAAGCGGGAGGAGAGACCCCTGATGGCATTTAACATTAAATGAGCTATCGCACAGCCACCCAACAGTGGAATATAACAAAATTGCCAAAAATTCTTTCTTAAGGAAGCGCTTACCTGTTTGCAGAGGAAGTCCAGCAACGGCGACCGTGGGAAGTGGACTTTTCCTGCATTACCATTTGCTGTGTAAATGTTAGAAAGGAGTTCAAGTTATTACTCAGATAAAGGATGTGTTCATGGAGGCCTCACCTCCAGGGAGGTGGTGAACGTAGGTGAACCTAGTGTCTGAATGTCATTCCACGTACTTGACATGCCCACCCCCCCAGGACACTGAAAAACCACAAGTGATGTTGCTAGGTTCTGATGATAACCTCAATTCTCCCtcagatcctgggaacagacGAAACTCTTTTTGCATTGCTTGAATCGATTTTATCACGATGATGCTCCTGTGAAGTTATTATTGAGAAATTAGCTTGGCACCTAGTGTCTCGAGGTATGCGTTATCTCAACGGAAAGCTATGCATTGCTGCTTCGTGGTCTGTCTTTGCTTCGATTTTCGCTTTGGTTAGGTTGCGTTTGgggtttgcttttttaaaaacagtttggttgtaaagattttcttcctttcttttcatctgtCCTGCTTCTCGGTGGTTTATTTCAGTGTCTCCTTTCAGGAATTCCTAAGTGTCATCTCTTCACATCCAAGCCTTGTAATGAAATCGTACTGAAGTTTTTCTCAGCTAAGAGTCCTTCAATTCTGGTCCCATTAACTCCAAGTGCCTTTTTTACAGTGACAACAGACAGTCCCTCACTTTGTTttgctctgtttgtttttcttaactCCTTTAATTGAACTGCCTGGATTTTATAAAGTTATGAGATGATAcccctttttctttatattgcaTGCTGCAAAGTGCCCATTTGTGCTCAGAATTCTCATTTTGACGCGGTGTACTCTCTAGTTCTCCTGTGTGACGTGGATTCTGTTTAGCTGAGTAGACTAGAGGACACTTAGAGATGCCCGTCCCCACTCCATCCCTTTGGCCACTGGCCACCATTATGGTTTCATTGGCTGTTTGTATATACGGTTACCTATTAACTCTGGAATCCTATGGGCTGACCTTTGCTCACCAAATATGGAGTATGGAGTGAGCAAGTGCACCGAATGTGACTATTAAATAAATCCTATGTACTATCCGAAAGTGCCAGAATGACTCTTCTGTGCATTCTCCTTAAAGAGCTGCTTGGTTATccaaaaaggaaaattcaaaataaactctgaagaagaaaaaaacctgtttTGTGGTCCTTGTCATTCATTCTGAGccattttttgtttcaaagttgTTAGTAAGAAGTTCTTATTCATTCCTTAGCAGTCTGAAATGCTGGTTGTTGGGCTTAGATTTAAAGACTGCCACCTAGACACCTAGGAATTTCCAGTAGGGTTAAAATTGTTAAAATCCACCTTCGTGTTTAATTTCATTCAAGAACACGAGGTAGCATTTTGTGGTGTTTCAGAGAGGGAGAAATGTCTGCATTTACAAGAAACTGATGTTTCTTTTATGTTCAGTATTGATCCACCTTGGACCAGCttcaaaaaaatttcattaaaatgacCAGAATCATCCCAGAGGTGTAAAACTGGGCATCGACGTCCTTAATGGAGATGTCAGGACATAGAACAGATTGGTGGAAATAAATTAAGCTGGTGTGTTTACAGCTTCCTTACAAAATCTTTATTTGTGAATTCCATGCAGGCAGAAAACCTATCAAGCTGATTTTTTCGTATTCTAATTTCTCGAATGTTGATGTATTCTGCTTTTAAGCAGGAAAACAGTTGCGAGACACCCCAACAGTGCTGGGGCATCTCAGTGGATGGCAGTCTGGTTTAACAAGTGCGGGACCATTTGGGAGTGAACATTATCACCAACAGGTGGCAGGCGAGCCCTTGCAGACTTCACTAGAGTCCAGGTGAGGGCCATTGGTCAGTTACCCTCCAAAGAAAAAGTAAGTGGCCTCTCCAAGAATATCCAGAGCCAGACATAGGTGACTGGGGGATGCTGGGAGATCCCAGCCCTTACAGCCCTGCCTAAGGTTGCTGCCAATTCAATCACCTCCTTAAAGCATCGGTGTCCAAAAGAGCTTGCGTTACAGTGCTCGTTAGCGGTGAAAAGTAGGTAACAACTTAACTGTCAATACCGATCATGGGAGATTTGGCAGGAAGATTGGGAGGGGGCAGTCTGACTCCTCCTCATCAAGTGGGACATACCTGGAAAGGACCGAGTAGCCAGCAGTGGTCATAAGACACTGTGTGCCTAGGAAGACAAGGGTTTGCCAAAGGGAAATTGGTTCTGCCAGAGACGAAGCTTAACTCGTTTTACACTCATCCAAAATGAGGTTCAGAGGTTAACATTTTTTCTCAGGGTGCCGACGCTGATCACCAGGCTAGAACTGTCTGGAGAGAGCACCGTGACTGCggattttaaacatttcatttctcttctctctagcCTAATGAGGGTAAGATATGTCACAGTGGTCCGAATCCAAAGGCATCTTGCTTATGCCACCTAGTGGTGAGCTCCCATCTGCCTAGTAAGGAGACTGATCTGGACCAAAGCTGTTCAGGGCCAGCGCAGGGGAGAGGGGGTGGGTGCCCAGGGATGACTCGGAACTGGTTCTGCCCTCCAGGTGGGGTGAGTGAGGAGACGGGGACTGACGTTTGTTGAGTCTCTACCGTGGAAACGATCTATTAGGAACAGTAGTGCATTCAATCCTCAAAATTCATTCTCCTTTGTTTTGCACCTGACTAAACTGAGGCTGAGCGGTTAAGTAATTGAGGTCACTCAGAAGCGGTGCTCTTCTGCTTAAACAACCAGCTCCCTGGCGATGAGTGCATTTAAGTTATAAACGTTCCTGATAAGGGATGTGTAGGACACAACTtagaaatcataataaaatacATGATACTCCACTGTAAGTTCCATTTGACAATTGGTTCCCACAGAATTCTTTCGTTGGCTTTTGTCATAGCCAACCTGTTATTGCAATTGACAGAAGGGTGTAGTTCTGACATGAACATTGATTGatcttttttatattaatgaTTAAGGTGAAACAACGAAGATACATGTCAGAACTTGGAGGCGTTCGTCAATCACGGAGTGACTTCTTTGCTGAATCAGACGATAGTTTTGGAATACAGGaagaatattttctcaattttttgtgtTATTTGCAATGCAATGGCTCCAGACATGATATAGTTTTAAGTTTAATCTACATGATTAACATTTTCTGTCACTTTCTTAAATCTAGACATTCAACAAATCAAGCCTCAATTTGTAGCATGTGCCcatttccatggtataaatatTCCTGGCGTGGCCAATTTCAAGCAACCAGTGTGACATCATTGCACACAAGAGTTGTGAAGAGAGGCACAGTGGCACACAGTTCTATTTCCACCAGATACAATAAAGGTAAGGAACCTCAAGAGCATTGTCAGACTtacagttgatcctcattatttATGGATTCCATATTTGTGTATCcgcctacttgctaaaatttgtaACCCCAAATCAATCATCACTGTGCCTTTGCGGTCATTCACAGACGCCTGCAGAGCAATGTGAAATTTGAGTTGCCCAACAGGCGTGTTCCCAGCTGGGGCTGAACCAgcaatgctctgccttcttgtttcagctctcaaaCTGCACACATGTCCCTTTTTTGCTGCCTTTTGAGTGGcacattttctgcatttttgtgctttttgttgtttaaaatggcccccaagagTGATGCTGCAGTGCTGTGTAGTGTTCCGAAGCGCAGGAAAGCTGTACATGCCTAATGGAGGGACTGTGTGTGTTAGATCAGCTTTGTGCAGTCATGAGTTCCGCTGTTGGTGTGAGTGCACTGTTAATGTATTGACAATATGTATTAAATGTCTTTgaacagaaacacacaaaacaagGTGATACATTGATCGCTTGATGAAAATGCCATGACCAGAGGCTTGCAGGAACCCAAGGCTGTATTTCTCCTAGAAGCAGCGGTTCTAGCATCATATTCGCCAATTCACTGCTCAAAGCCACCTTATAGAACATAACTCCAGCAAATAACAAGAACGGACCGTGATAAAAAATTAGGAAGCGATGAGCTTGCAGTAATTCTTACCTTTGTTTTTTACAGTACTTTTTAAGATTAAACTgttactaatttatttatttactatgtttttaaactaaattatttaattgtaaacttgtaaaatataatttttaataatggtttTGCCTAGCAACTGACTTGCAAAATTCCTGACATTCTGCGTCATCTCTCGTAAGTCCACTCTGGGGTGCCACGAGCTAGAAGGAGGCAGCGTAGGAACAAGGTCTGCCCGACTCCAAACCTGGCCTCTTGCTTTTTGAAGCCTCACGTGGAAACCCTTAATTAGGATAGAAAAATCTAAGTGCAACAGCTTGCCAGGCTTTAGTGTCACTTGGGGTGCAAGAACCGTGTACTTTCCCGTGGTTCAGGTCTGGCTGCGGAAGTTGGGAGAGTTCCCTAAACCATGTCAGGAGATAAGCAACGTCATTTAAATGACAGAGACCCTGTGCTTTTGGAACTTTACTGAGTATAAACTAATGAGATAAATGCTAAAACAGTGAGGCAAAGTGTCCAAGAGAATGAGACCAgtaccaaaaaaaccccataaaaccTAAAAATAATCAGGCCACAAGTATGATAAACTCTATGATGTCTTGTGTTCATCCTctcttaaattttacttttgcaGACCTATATTTGGAGGACAGGGGGACAAAAATGAGTGCAGTTATAGATAGAAATGTGTGGTGATTTTTTAGCTATTTTGAAATtccatgatttcttttctttttcgtctttagatttttttttaattgaggtatcattgacatacaacattatattagtttcaggtgtacaacataatgattccatatttgtatatattgtaaaatgatctCCACAGTCAGTCTAgtcaacatccatcaccatacatagttacagaattctttttcttgtgataagaacttttaagattggCTCTCTTAGCCACTTTCAAACATGCGGTACGATATTATTCACTacggtcaccatgctgtacgttacatccccacgacttatttattttacaactggaagtttataccttttccATGACTTTTCGTTTGCTATCTTGACATTATAATTAAGGCAAGTTGCAGATATGTTCTGGGACTTTGATGACACCCCTTGATGTCATGGAGAAGCTGCTGAAGTGGGCGTGATGGTTGTCAAGATCCGCGGAATAGGAGAAGGTGGGcagtggagggagagggagcgGTTGACGTAAGAGATGGGGGAGAGATCCAGTGAGCTCTTTAGGTGAAGTAGAAAttgcaagctttttttttttcctgaaaaccgTATTTTCAAAGCTGTGGGTATAAACACACACCAGAATCCCTGGTAAATGTTTTTGTCGTTCTTTACAGTGATGGTGACTTTTTTAATGCTGATAATCATTCCTAGGAGACCATTTACACCCCATCAGGATGAACAGGAATTAGAGCACCTGAGAATGTGGAACATGAAAGAGCCTTAAATGTCACAAGGGGAGGAAATTGAAGCCAAAAATGTGAAGACCTCCATACTGCAGGCAGTGAGTGACCACATAGTGTATCTTAAGTCTGTTCGGGCTGTGTAACAAAAATACCGTAGActcagtggcttataaacaacaagtgtttatttctcacagttatggaggccaGAAGTTTGAGATCGGGGCACCAGCATGACTCAGTGAGGGCCCTTTTTCTGGTTCTTAGCTggcatcttctctctgtgtgctcAAATGGTGAAAGAGGTGAGGGATCTCTGTGGGTCTCTCTTATAATGGCAagaatcccattcctgagggcagAGCCCCCGTGACCTAACCGCCTCCCAAAAGCTTCAGCTCCTGAGAGCATCACTTTGAGCATCAGGATTGCAACATCTGAATTTGGGGGGATGTCATGCTATGGCATGGGACAGGGCCCCATCTCCTGCCACCTGGCCCTGTGTGCGTCCACCTCCTCAGGCCACTTCTCCATCCCCTGTGCTTTCTGGCCAGCTCTTCTGCACCCTCTGCCGTCCGTTCACATTCTGGAGACAGTAGATAGTCAATAATCTGAGTAAAGGCATTGTAAGCCACCCTAATCAGTGAAATCCTAGGACTGTGGGAAGAATTCTGAACTGGGACTCAGAATACCTGGGTGCCAGACCTGACTCCGGGATCAGACAGGTGGTATCTGCTCTGCTCACCTCTCTGACCGGGTTGAGTTCAAACGAGACAATGAATATTAAAGTTCCTTGTAAACTGTTAATTATGGTACAAATATAAGTTGTTACTCTTCTTTGAATCTTGTAGTTCCCTAATCTTGTTGTTACAGTGTAGCAATGATCATTTCTTGTTACACCAGCTGCTTTTCACCTGCTTTTTTAGGAAAATGGTAGGCAAAACAACAGGATCTCTTCTTTCCCATGCTCACTGCTTTCTAGAAGCTTCAGCTGCGTGATCTCTCCCTTTACACAGCACTAGAATGCTTTGCCAAGTGTTTGACATTGACCAGGGGACTCAGTGAAGGTGCAACCTCTTTCCACGTTGATCTAGAAACGTGTATGAGACACTGCTTACAAAGCAATAACGTTGAGCTAGCTGCCCAAGAACCACAATTGATTTGCTGCTGGCCACACAGATAATACACGACAGCAGCCTATTCATGCTTCAATTTAGTTGCTCTTGGAGGAAGATCACGTGCTTGTAACTTCAGAACAGTGGTGCCCAAACCCGGATgcacattagcatcacctgggagctggaaaaaatactgaaatatttggtCCCCACCACAGACCAATCAGAATCAGAACACGGGCactgggattaaaaaaaaaacactccccA of Equus caballus isolate H_3958 breed thoroughbred chromosome 29, TB-T2T, whole genome shotgun sequence contains these proteins:
- the FAM171A1 gene encoding protein FAM171A1, translating into MSRSAALLLCLLGCHVWKAVTKTLREPGAGAQDVTLKVHISDASTHQPVPDALIEIFTNQVSIASGTSGTDGVAFIKFQYKLGSQLIVTATKHAYVPNSAPWKPIRLPVFSSLSLGLLPERSATLMVYEDVVQIVSGFQGARPQPRVHFQRRALRLPENTSYSDLTAFLTAASSPAEVDSFPYLRGSDGNGTGNGTRYDLTPVTAVSVHLLSSDGTPVLVDGPIYVTVPLATQSSLRHNAYVAAWRFDQKLGTWLKSGLGLVHQEGSQLTWTYIAPQLGYWVAAMSPPNPGPVVTQDITTYHTVFLLAILGGMAFILLVLLCLLLYYCRRKCLKPRQHHRKLQLPTALESSKRDQSTSMSHINLLFSRRESEFPGPLSVTSHGRPDAPGKKELMSGVHLEMMSSNGEVDMHTPMLKLSYSTSQEFSSREELLSHKEEDKSQISFDNLTPSGTLGKDYRKSVEIFPLKSRKSMEREGYESPGNSDYRRSYNAMLSQPLFEKQDRDGQASINHISTGSKLTIQEHMYPAPSSPEKEQLLDRRPTECMMSRSVDHLERPTSFPRPGQLICCSSVDQVNDSVYRKVLPALVIPAHYMKLPGDHSYVGQPLVVPADQQLEIERLQAELSSPHAGIFPHPSSQIQAQPLSCQAISQQHLQDAGAREWSPQNASMSESLSIPASLNDAALAQMNSEVQLLTEKALMELGGGKPLPHPRAWFVSLDGRSNAHVRHSYIDLQRAGRNGSNDASLDSGVDMNEPKSARKGRGDPLSLPQNHPPVQEHPQKEPRATDGTAYTQLVYLDDMDQSGSECGTTVCTPDDSALRCLLDSSSRRSGGQLPSLQEETTKRTADVPPEPLASPEQSRSAHEDEEDEDDDDDQGEDKKSPWQKREERPLMAFNIK